Genomic segment of Acidobacteriota bacterium:
AAACGCGGAAGCGTGCCGCGGATCCAGATGTATAGAAAAAGAAAACAGAAGACTTTGAGCGCGAACCAGAAGAGCGGGACGAAACTCTGTAGGAATGCGGGCAAGAAGGGAAGCGCCGGCCCGTGCCATCCGCCGAAGAACAGCAGCGTCGCCACGCAGGCCACGGTAATCATGTTGGTGTACTCGGCCATGAAGAACATGGCGAACTTCATCGCGCTGTACTCGGTGTGATATCCGGCGACGAGCTCGGTCTCGGCTTCGGGGAGATCGAACGGGATGCGGTTGGTCTCCGCAAAGGCGGCGGTCAGGTAGACGAAGAAGGCGATGAACTGCGGGAAGAAGAACCAGCGCGGCAGGAATCCGAAGTAGGTCCCCGACTGCGCATTGACGATCTCGCGCAAGCTGAGCGAGCCGGAGAGCAGCAGCACGCCGATGAGCGAGAGTCCGAGCGAGGCTTCGTAGCTGACCATCTGCGCGCTGGCGCGGAGTGAGCCGAGCAGCGAATACTTCGAGTTCGAGGACCATCCCGCCAGGGCTACGCCGTAGACGGCGACCGAGGTCACGCCAAGCAAGAGCAGCAGCGCGATGTTGACGTCGGTGATCTGCGCGGGGGTAGTGAAGCTGCCGAAGCGCAGGTTCTCGCCGAAGGGGACGACGGCGATGGACATGAGCGCGAGCGCCACCGAGATCATCGGCGCCGCGATGTAGAGCGGCTTGTAGACGTTGGTGGGAACGATGTCTTCCTTCAGGAGGAACTTGAGCCCGTCGGCCAGCGGCTGCAGCAGGCCGAATGGACCGACGCGCGTCGGTCC
This window contains:
- the nuoH gene encoding NADH-quinone oxidoreductase subunit NuoH encodes the protein GPTRVGPFGLLQPLADGLKFLLKEDIVPTNVYKPLYIAAPMISVALALMSIAVVPFGENLRFGSFTTPAQITDVNIALLLLLGVTSVAVYGVALAGWSSNSKYSLLGSLRASAQMVSYEASLGLSLIGVLLLSGSLSLREIVNAQSGTYFGFLPRWFFFPQFIAFFVYLTAAFAETNRIPFDLPEAETELVAGYHTEYSAMKFAMFFMAEYTNMITVACVATLLFFGGWHGPALPFLPAFLQSFVPLFWFALKVFCFLFLYIWIRGTLPRFRYDQLMAFGWKVLLPIAIANIVFTSLFIALTS